A single genomic interval of Spirosoma linguale DSM 74 harbors:
- a CDS encoding Carbohydrate binding family 6 (PFAM: Carbohydrate binding family 6; PKD domain containing protein; cytochrome c class I~SMART: PKD domain containing protein; cellulose binding type IV~KEGG: sde:Sde_0722 Crp/FNR family transcriptional regulator), whose translation MFPLLNYLTLGGAVVSVLGLLGSESGKLSQPASKAGMAQVDTTKRPEENRFTKTVLSNDLNEPMELAVAPDGRVFFVERGGKFYMYDPAQKKTRLLYDFPVKAVEKYLNGLLGMTIDPNFSQNHYLYFFYTIQDKDQTRQRIARFVMNNDNTLDIASEKSIIEFPIDLEVSAHTGGSMAWDTHGNLFISTGDNTVPFESNGFAPIDERAGRLTFDAQRSAGNPNDLRGKILRIHVEADGSYTIPEGNLFPKGTPGTRPEIYVMGCRNPYRISVDPATSIVYWGEIGPDSGTDGPQGPRGYDEFNQAKKAGNYGWPYFVGDSKAYHQYDFASKNVGSLFDPAAPVNNSPNNTGAKQLPPTTKAMVWYPYNKSDEFPELGLGGRCAMGGPVYHYNAALQSKTKIPAYYDKALFMYDWMRNWVFAVRLDDQQNFQSMERFMPATGDFRRPVDMEIGPEGSFYMLEYGSVYGIDNDDARLVRIDFNPGNRTPVAKVAAIDTIGLAPLTVAFKNKSYDYDKTDKLRYQWRFEGNKVASTEANPTYTFRKNGIYNALLTVTDQSGKSSTDTLTIKVGNRMPQVTIATTDNSTFFFPDQTPLRYSVAVSDQEDKVIDRKKVNVALTYIPKLAGNDQPMGHQQISASYNLGKSLIAGSDCKACHQVAAKSVGPSFTEVAKKYQGDKTATAKLANKIIIGGGGVWGEHAMSAHPQLSREETTEMVKYIFSLANQPTDNRLPQQGSLVLKDHVGNEAQSRYILTASYTDKGSVGAPMPKLALTKNDVLVLRPAKVLGAEADSVYKMSKQGRRLGNAKHASYFVLKGIDLKDIDQLTYHYSSKDETATINVHTDSPTGPVISTLNYAPTGEWRNYSDASTPIQNPGGKHDLYFVFDKPGSPDKPLISLEWLQFKRKEMAASAVNKTSGK comes from the coding sequence ATGTTTCCACTTCTAAATTATCTTACGCTCGGTGGTGCTGTGGTTAGCGTCTTAGGGTTGCTGGGGAGTGAGTCTGGTAAACTGAGCCAACCTGCCTCAAAAGCTGGAATGGCGCAGGTCGACACGACGAAGCGGCCGGAGGAAAATCGCTTTACCAAAACGGTTCTGTCCAACGACCTGAACGAGCCTATGGAACTGGCCGTTGCTCCCGATGGCCGGGTGTTCTTCGTTGAACGGGGCGGGAAGTTTTACATGTACGACCCGGCGCAGAAGAAAACCCGGTTGCTCTATGACTTTCCGGTTAAAGCCGTCGAGAAGTACCTGAATGGGCTGCTTGGCATGACCATCGATCCGAATTTCAGCCAAAACCATTACCTGTATTTCTTTTACACCATACAGGATAAAGACCAGACAAGGCAGCGGATCGCCCGGTTCGTGATGAACAACGATAATACGCTCGATATTGCCAGTGAAAAATCAATCATTGAATTTCCGATTGATCTCGAAGTGAGCGCGCATACGGGTGGCTCGATGGCCTGGGATACGCACGGCAACCTCTTTATTTCAACCGGCGATAACACCGTACCCTTCGAATCGAACGGATTTGCGCCCATCGACGAGCGGGCTGGCAGACTAACGTTCGATGCGCAGCGGTCGGCGGGGAATCCGAACGATCTGCGGGGTAAAATCCTGCGGATTCATGTTGAAGCCGACGGGTCTTACACCATCCCGGAGGGGAATCTGTTCCCGAAAGGAACCCCCGGAACACGCCCGGAAATTTATGTGATGGGTTGCCGAAATCCGTACCGTATTTCGGTCGATCCGGCTACGTCCATCGTCTACTGGGGCGAAATTGGGCCGGACTCCGGCACCGACGGGCCACAGGGGCCACGCGGATACGATGAGTTTAATCAGGCAAAAAAAGCCGGCAACTACGGCTGGCCATATTTTGTGGGCGATAGCAAAGCGTATCACCAGTACGATTTCGCCAGTAAAAACGTTGGGTCGCTGTTCGACCCGGCGGCACCGGTCAATAACTCACCCAATAATACCGGTGCCAAACAACTCCCGCCAACGACCAAAGCGATGGTGTGGTACCCGTATAACAAATCGGACGAGTTTCCTGAACTGGGTCTTGGCGGTCGTTGTGCCATGGGCGGGCCTGTATATCATTACAACGCGGCACTCCAGTCGAAAACGAAGATACCGGCTTATTACGACAAAGCCCTGTTTATGTACGACTGGATGCGGAACTGGGTCTTTGCTGTGCGGCTTGACGATCAGCAAAATTTTCAGTCGATGGAGCGGTTTATGCCCGCAACGGGCGACTTCCGGCGACCTGTCGATATGGAAATCGGCCCCGAAGGCTCCTTTTATATGCTGGAATACGGGTCGGTTTACGGCATCGACAACGACGATGCACGGCTGGTTCGAATTGATTTCAATCCCGGCAACCGGACACCCGTAGCGAAAGTGGCCGCCATTGATACGATTGGCCTGGCTCCGTTAACGGTCGCGTTTAAGAACAAGAGTTACGATTACGACAAAACGGACAAACTGCGTTACCAATGGCGATTTGAAGGTAATAAAGTAGCCTCGACCGAAGCGAACCCGACCTACACCTTCCGCAAAAATGGGATATATAACGCCTTGCTGACCGTTACGGACCAATCCGGGAAATCCAGCACCGACACGCTGACCATTAAAGTGGGTAACCGGATGCCGCAGGTTACCATTGCTACCACGGACAATAGTACCTTTTTCTTCCCGGATCAAACCCCACTCCGGTATTCCGTAGCGGTATCCGATCAGGAGGATAAAGTGATTGACCGGAAAAAAGTAAACGTGGCGCTGACCTACATTCCCAAACTAGCCGGTAACGACCAGCCGATGGGCCACCAGCAAATTTCGGCTTCGTATAACCTGGGCAAGTCACTGATTGCCGGGAGCGACTGCAAAGCCTGCCACCAGGTAGCTGCCAAATCCGTTGGGCCATCTTTTACGGAAGTCGCCAAAAAATACCAGGGTGATAAGACCGCTACCGCCAAACTGGCCAATAAGATTATCATTGGGGGCGGTGGTGTGTGGGGTGAACATGCCATGAGTGCTCATCCGCAGCTCTCGCGGGAGGAAACAACCGAAATGGTAAAATATATTTTCTCGCTGGCCAATCAGCCCACAGACAACCGGCTTCCGCAGCAGGGCAGTCTGGTCCTTAAAGATCACGTCGGTAATGAAGCCCAGAGCCGGTATATCCTGACCGCATCCTATACCGACAAAGGAAGTGTAGGAGCCCCTATGCCGAAACTGGCACTTACGAAAAACGACGTGCTGGTGTTACGCCCGGCTAAAGTGCTCGGTGCCGAAGCTGATTCGGTCTACAAAATGTCGAAGCAGGGCCGACGGCTGGGGAACGCCAAACATGCGTCGTACTTTGTACTGAAAGGCATCGACCTGAAAGACATTGACCAACTCACCTATCACTATTCGTCGAAGGACGAAACGGCCACGATCAATGTTCATACCGATTCGCCAACGGGGCCGGTGATCAGCACACTGAACTACGCGCCAACGGGCGAATGGAGAAACTACTCGGATGCGAGTACCCCCATCCAGAATCCGGGCGGTAAGCACGATCTGTATTTTGTGTTCGACAAGCCCGGCAGCCCTGATAAGCCGCTTATTTCGCTGGAATGGCTCCAGTTTAAACGCAAAGAGATGGCTGCGAGCGCCGTTAATAAAACCTCTGGAAAATAA
- a CDS encoding response regulator receiver sensor hybrid histidine kinase (PFAM: ATP-binding region ATPase domain protein; response regulator receiver; helix-turn-helix- domain containing protein AraC type; histidine kinase A domain protein~SMART: ATP-binding region ATPase domain protein; Helix-turn-helix, AraC domain; histidine kinase A domain protein; response regulator receiver~KEGG: pat:Patl_1836 two component AraC family transcriptional regulator) translates to MTTILVVDDEEDIQPVFLGKFRSKIQQGVYQFRFATNGRAAIEKIRQESDIDLVLLDINMPELDGLSVLAQLPSINPFLGTVIISAYDDMSNIRQAMNRGAFDFICKPIDFADMELTIEKTVHHIRQLRETDHLKLIDALKTRFFDNITHELRTPLTLILSPIQQLIQRYPAPPDLSNGLRNVERHGQQLLQLINQLLDLAKMESGHLTLMQTDGNLSDFVRQIVRAFEPLAQQKGLALSYESQLVSLYAFDTGKLERIVHNLLSNALKFTQQGNINVRVTHHDTGVQLVVADTGMGIVPEKLTYIFNRFYQVEPNNPAHKSEYISNPGTGIGLSLVKELAELMGGRVEVQSVPYGMDQPSGTTFTVNLPLYPTSSDTDGTTSLEPGLPITTPYNISVPVLSQTVSDKGKPLVLVVEDNQELCAFISGELAESCRIMTANDGIEGWEIARNELPDVVLTDIMMSGLDGFELTRRLKANAETDHIAVLMLTAKTAQSSRMEGLQTGADDYIAKPFHLDELKLKLNNLLDRQLKLREHYHDELILSENMVAAESVKDSFVHALNNLIEARLDDSTFGVDELAKEVGMSRRTLHRKLTALVNMPVAVFIRQYRLKRAVQFMRLGNNVSQAAYMVGYESPAHFSTVFKEFFGRTPTDYLSNPNPTRAILNTR, encoded by the coding sequence ATGACCACCATTCTTGTCGTCGACGATGAAGAAGATATACAGCCTGTTTTCCTGGGCAAATTTCGATCAAAAATCCAGCAAGGCGTTTATCAGTTTCGCTTTGCCACAAATGGCAGGGCTGCCATAGAGAAGATTCGACAAGAGTCAGATATTGACTTGGTTCTCCTGGATATTAACATGCCTGAACTAGATGGCCTATCCGTTTTGGCTCAACTCCCCTCCATAAATCCATTTTTGGGCACCGTAATCATATCGGCTTATGACGATATGAGTAACATTCGACAGGCAATGAACCGGGGAGCGTTCGATTTTATCTGTAAACCAATTGATTTTGCAGATATGGAACTCACCATCGAAAAAACGGTGCATCACATACGGCAATTGCGCGAAACAGATCACCTAAAACTAATCGATGCCCTTAAGACGCGTTTTTTCGACAATATTACGCACGAGTTACGTACCCCGCTCACACTGATTCTATCTCCTATACAGCAACTCATCCAACGGTATCCAGCCCCCCCGGACCTATCAAACGGGCTGCGGAACGTTGAACGGCATGGGCAGCAGTTGCTTCAACTGATTAACCAGCTTCTGGATTTGGCCAAAATGGAATCAGGCCATCTAACGCTAATGCAAACCGATGGCAATCTGAGTGATTTTGTTAGGCAGATTGTCAGAGCTTTCGAACCACTAGCCCAACAAAAAGGGCTGGCCCTCTCATATGAGAGCCAGTTAGTCAGCCTGTATGCGTTCGATACCGGTAAATTGGAGCGGATTGTTCACAATTTACTGTCAAATGCCCTTAAGTTTACCCAGCAAGGTAATATCAATGTTCGCGTTACTCATCATGATACGGGGGTTCAGTTGGTCGTGGCAGATACGGGCATGGGTATTGTGCCTGAAAAACTGACGTATATATTTAACCGATTCTATCAGGTAGAACCTAACAACCCGGCGCATAAATCAGAATATATCTCTAATCCCGGTACGGGCATTGGTTTGTCGCTGGTGAAAGAACTGGCCGAATTGATGGGCGGGCGGGTAGAGGTACAAAGCGTACCGTATGGCATGGATCAGCCATCGGGTACTACTTTCACCGTTAACCTACCCCTCTATCCCACATCAAGTGATACAGATGGTACGACCTCGCTCGAGCCTGGCCTACCCATAACCACTCCATACAACATTTCGGTGCCAGTGCTTTCCCAAACTGTTTCGGATAAAGGTAAACCGCTGGTTCTGGTGGTTGAGGACAATCAGGAATTGTGCGCGTTTATATCCGGGGAACTTGCTGAAAGCTGTCGGATTATGACGGCCAACGATGGCATTGAAGGTTGGGAAATCGCCCGCAATGAACTCCCCGATGTTGTTCTGACCGATATTATGATGTCTGGTCTGGATGGGTTCGAATTGACCCGTCGGCTGAAGGCAAACGCCGAGACCGATCATATTGCCGTACTGATGCTGACGGCGAAAACAGCCCAATCCAGTCGTATGGAAGGGTTGCAGACCGGAGCGGACGACTACATTGCCAAGCCGTTTCATCTTGACGAACTAAAACTGAAACTGAATAACTTACTCGACAGGCAACTGAAGTTAAGGGAACACTATCACGATGAACTTATTCTGTCGGAGAACATGGTAGCTGCCGAATCGGTCAAAGACAGTTTTGTGCACGCCCTGAATAACCTGATCGAAGCACGGCTCGACGATTCTACTTTTGGAGTTGATGAACTGGCTAAAGAAGTGGGTATGAGCAGAAGAACACTGCACCGGAAGCTGACAGCGCTTGTCAATATGCCGGTAGCTGTTTTTATCCGTCAATACCGACTCAAACGAGCGGTGCAGTTTATGCGGCTAGGGAACAATGTGTCCCAAGCCGCCTATATGGTCGGTTATGAAAGCCCAGCTCATTTCAGTACAGTCTTCAAAGAGTTTTTTGGCAGAACACCAACGGACTATTTATCAAATCCGAATCCAACCCGGGCTATCTTAAATACCCGCTAA
- a CDS encoding hypothetical protein (KEGG: bps:BPSS1434 membrane-anchored cell surface protein), translated as MGCIDNYFRGEWANLFIVGLLISGLLGSPAQAQLSQSYSNWYFGEGAGVTFSGGTGQTLTDGNLHTREGCASVSNEKGQLLFYTDGSTIWNRNHAVMSGATGLGGSSASTQSALIVPYQNSTGRFYVFSVSPATGVQYAIVNMTLAGGMGGLETKNKVVTASSTEKITAIRHCNNLNSWIITHEKGNNVFRVNLLNDNGLIPDATQYAVGSVHQQSKGYMKPSHDGKKLAVAVSDGTTGGFLEVLNFDNKTGAISNPAKLTDPAIDGAYGVEFSGDNTLIYLSTLVNKKIYQISADKLAVNATLSVQLQQNSSKGVGALQLAVDGRIYGALPDQEYLMAINQPNQAGPGCGLVSQGIYLGGKTSAAGLPFVLDEQTPLPPAVTVAVQKLADCNKFQLDARVLNLDLAYIIYQWYVDGNAVTGATGASLQPMKSGRYSVKIRETKCRDVQLTSAEVPVTLVDANPKVTAIPDSCGTFSLVAHATGGVVKWTGPGIEPARSQLDSIIVSAVNGSQTYQVRVSSRDDSTCFTQKSVPVSFRTPSPYQILPSARSKCGDTLVINAPPTSDWNTFRWRLPDGSSLPGSTVTAQRSGIYHLMALSTATGCKSESDVSVSLYPNPAVNLPNRRLDTCFTTNPSALLRLDAGAVPNGLYTWVREGTVIGNSQLQTVDDYGVYRVTVRTPAGCMASDSVRILSSCPPLPPMLSMPDAFSPNGDAMNDDLVIYASGIDQANLFIYNRWGEVVYMISEATPTPSGWHTWDGTYKGQPVEGGTYTYRLELKRASFVKPVVRQGIIQLIR; from the coding sequence ATGGGCTGCATAGACAACTACTTCCGGGGAGAATGGGCTAATCTATTTATTGTAGGGTTACTAATCTCCGGGCTGTTGGGGAGTCCGGCACAGGCGCAGTTGAGTCAAAGCTATTCGAACTGGTATTTTGGCGAGGGTGCCGGGGTGACGTTCAGCGGAGGAACCGGGCAGACCCTCACGGATGGAAATCTGCATACCCGTGAAGGCTGTGCATCCGTATCCAATGAAAAAGGACAGCTGCTTTTCTACACCGACGGGAGTACGATCTGGAATCGAAATCATGCGGTCATGTCTGGTGCTACGGGGCTGGGCGGGAGTAGTGCCAGTACCCAGTCTGCCCTTATTGTACCGTACCAGAACAGCACCGGGCGATTTTATGTGTTCTCCGTATCGCCCGCTACGGGTGTGCAATATGCCATCGTTAACATGACCCTGGCCGGTGGTATGGGTGGTCTGGAAACGAAAAATAAGGTGGTAACCGCTTCGTCTACCGAAAAAATTACCGCCATCAGGCACTGTAATAACCTTAATAGCTGGATTATCACCCACGAGAAAGGTAATAATGTTTTCCGGGTTAACCTCCTTAATGATAACGGGTTGATTCCTGACGCTACTCAATACGCCGTTGGTAGTGTGCACCAGCAAAGCAAAGGATACATGAAACCTTCTCATGATGGCAAAAAGCTGGCAGTGGCGGTGTCGGACGGTACAACGGGCGGATTTCTGGAAGTGCTCAATTTTGACAATAAGACGGGCGCTATTTCAAACCCGGCAAAACTGACTGACCCAGCCATTGATGGTGCTTATGGGGTTGAGTTTTCGGGCGACAATACCCTTATTTATCTCTCGACATTAGTCAATAAAAAAATATACCAGATCAGCGCCGATAAGCTGGCAGTTAACGCCACATTGTCCGTTCAGCTACAGCAGAATAGCTCGAAAGGCGTAGGGGCGTTGCAACTGGCTGTCGACGGCAGGATTTACGGAGCGTTGCCGGACCAGGAGTACCTGATGGCGATTAACCAGCCAAATCAGGCTGGGCCGGGTTGCGGGCTTGTCTCGCAGGGTATTTACCTGGGAGGTAAAACGAGTGCAGCCGGCCTGCCGTTTGTGCTGGATGAACAAACGCCTTTACCACCCGCCGTGACAGTTGCAGTACAGAAACTTGCCGACTGTAATAAGTTCCAACTCGACGCCAGGGTGCTGAATCTGGATCTGGCGTACATTATTTACCAGTGGTATGTTGATGGAAATGCCGTTACGGGGGCTACCGGAGCATCCCTGCAACCCATGAAGTCGGGGCGGTATTCGGTTAAAATCCGGGAAACAAAATGCCGGGATGTTCAGCTCACATCGGCTGAAGTGCCTGTAACGCTGGTTGATGCAAATCCTAAGGTAACGGCTATTCCAGACTCCTGCGGCACTTTTTCGCTGGTGGCTCACGCTACAGGGGGTGTTGTGAAGTGGACAGGGCCCGGCATTGAACCGGCCCGCAGCCAGTTGGATTCAATTATTGTTTCAGCCGTCAACGGAAGCCAGACGTATCAGGTGCGGGTCAGTAGTCGGGACGATTCTACCTGCTTCACCCAAAAGAGTGTACCGGTCAGTTTCAGAACTCCATCCCCTTACCAGATTTTGCCATCGGCCCGGAGCAAATGTGGAGATACGCTGGTCATCAATGCTCCGCCAACCTCCGACTGGAATACATTCCGGTGGCGGCTTCCCGATGGCAGCTCTCTGCCCGGATCGACGGTTACCGCCCAACGTAGTGGAATCTATCACCTTATGGCACTAAGTACCGCTACGGGTTGTAAAAGTGAATCGGATGTCTCTGTTTCACTTTACCCCAATCCGGCCGTAAACCTGCCAAACCGCAGGCTGGATACCTGTTTCACAACGAACCCATCCGCTCTACTCCGGCTGGACGCGGGTGCGGTACCAAATGGCCTCTATACCTGGGTAAGAGAAGGGACTGTTATTGGAAACAGCCAGCTACAGACGGTAGATGACTATGGTGTTTATCGCGTAACCGTCCGCACACCGGCCGGGTGTATGGCCAGTGATTCGGTACGTATTCTGTCTAGCTGCCCACCGCTGCCGCCCATGTTGAGTATGCCAGACGCCTTTTCACCCAATGGCGATGCTATGAATGACGACCTGGTGATCTACGCGTCGGGAATCGATCAGGCAAACTTATTTATTTATAATCGCTGGGGTGAAGTGGTGTACATGATTTCGGAAGCGACACCAACCCCTTCTGGGTGGCACACCTGGGATGGAACGTACAAAGGCCAACCGGTGGAAGGAGGAACATATACGTACCGACTGGAGCTGAAACGCGCATCATTTGTGAAGCCTGTTGTACGACAGGGCATCATTCAGTTGATCCGGTAA
- a CDS encoding L-sorbosone dehydrogenase (KEGG: noc:Noc_2145 L-sorbosone dehydrogenase), whose amino-acid sequence MNKSFVVITCLATSLLTLNGVSGYPTKPPVKVAANAKKSITGADVKLPAGFSATVVAEEVGAARHIVVTKTGDIYVKLAKLKDGKGIYRLRDTNKDGVVDERTGFGDYPGTGIFIRNGYLYTSSNNSIFRYKLNENQEVVNPDAPEKLVSGLREKDRDKSKSIAVDNQGNIYVNIASDNDACREAGTGKGLMPCPLLDSAAGIWRFKADVPDQPFSSGVRFATGLKNVVGLDWNNKTNSLFVLQHGRGKFDDFYPQYYTPKQSAELPAETMYEVHQGDDAGWPYVYYDHFQKKKILAPEYGGDGKKTGTAKTINPVAAFPAHMGPNGLLFYTGTAFPEKYRNGAFIAFHAQSQELHKGYLIGFVPFKNGKPSGPWEIFADNFAGTDLVKPTGPVQHRPCGLAQGPDGSLYVTDDLNGTLFKISYQAANHKATASSKK is encoded by the coding sequence ATGAACAAATCTTTTGTAGTAATTACCTGTCTGGCCACGTCTTTGTTGACGCTGAACGGTGTGTCTGGGTACCCCACCAAACCGCCCGTAAAAGTTGCCGCTAATGCGAAGAAATCAATTACCGGAGCAGATGTGAAGCTACCCGCTGGCTTTTCGGCCACCGTCGTAGCGGAAGAAGTAGGAGCAGCCCGGCATATCGTCGTTACGAAAACCGGCGATATTTATGTGAAACTGGCCAAGCTAAAGGACGGTAAGGGCATCTACCGCTTGCGCGATACCAATAAAGATGGCGTAGTCGATGAGCGGACGGGCTTTGGCGATTATCCAGGCACGGGTATTTTCATTCGGAATGGGTATTTGTATACCTCGTCCAATAACAGCATTTTCCGGTATAAGCTGAATGAAAATCAGGAAGTGGTCAACCCGGATGCGCCCGAGAAACTGGTATCCGGGCTGCGGGAAAAAGACCGCGATAAGTCGAAGTCCATTGCCGTCGACAATCAGGGCAATATTTACGTCAACATCGCTTCGGATAACGACGCCTGCCGCGAGGCCGGAACGGGAAAAGGCTTGATGCCCTGCCCACTGCTCGACTCGGCGGCTGGTATCTGGCGGTTTAAAGCTGATGTGCCTGATCAGCCCTTCTCCAGCGGTGTACGATTTGCTACCGGCCTGAAAAACGTTGTAGGGCTGGACTGGAATAATAAAACCAACTCCCTGTTCGTACTTCAGCACGGCCGGGGTAAGTTCGATGATTTCTACCCACAGTATTACACGCCTAAACAGAGCGCTGAGCTACCCGCTGAGACGATGTATGAAGTGCATCAGGGCGACGATGCAGGCTGGCCTTACGTTTATTACGACCATTTCCAGAAAAAGAAAATTCTGGCTCCGGAGTATGGTGGTGATGGCAAGAAAACCGGAACGGCCAAAACGATCAATCCGGTGGCCGCTTTCCCAGCGCACATGGGTCCTAATGGGCTGCTATTCTATACCGGAACGGCTTTCCCGGAGAAGTACCGCAATGGGGCGTTTATTGCCTTCCATGCGCAGTCGCAGGAGTTGCATAAGGGCTATTTGATTGGCTTTGTTCCGTTCAAAAACGGCAAGCCATCGGGTCCGTGGGAAATCTTTGCCGATAATTTTGCTGGTACGGATCTGGTGAAGCCAACGGGCCCCGTTCAGCACCGGCCCTGCGGTCTGGCACAAGGCCCCGACGGTTCACTGTATGTGACCGACGACTTGAATGGAACGCTGTTTAAGATCAGTTACCAGGCAGCAAACCATAAAGCAACCGCGTCGTCTAAGAAGTAA